From one Nonomuraea polychroma genomic stretch:
- a CDS encoding xanthine dehydrogenase family protein molybdopterin-binding subunit, with product MGDAYVGARTPRREDARLLTGRGRYVGNVRLPGAAHAYVVRSPIAHGRLLGCDTKAAWAAEGVLDVIVPADAAGMRLPCVSVAPGQQITEYPVLDEAIRYAGQPLAVVVARTPEAARDAADLVELELDELPAVAGMERALEGDAPLLYPDWGTNVLTDFTLGDADCWAAIEEAEHVVEMTFRMGRVSPYPMEPRGVVASYADDELTVHTSTQAPHHAREQLADALGLAHDRVRVIGGDIGGGFGGKEHVYPDEALICLAAMRLGRPVSWMESPGDRLLATLPARAAVHRGRLALDGDGRFVALQVDVLGDIGAHPSNVGVSTAAVTATLLPGPYRFDRVAVRVRGVVTTTTPTGSYRGFGQPEGTLTRERLIDEAARRLGIDRVELRLRNMLGPEDLPYTTRVHTPYDSGDYPRALRTLHHLAMPVEKDDGRRRGIGYSCHVESTGMGPSMDLKATGFLAGGYETAVLRMEQDGSVVVSAGVVPIGQGIETALAQLTADRVGVPIERVRVVMGDTDTTPYSGIGSIASRALAVGGGAVIQAAALLRDKLVAIAAHRLEAAPADLEIADGAVRVKGDPQASVTLRELATSAWRGWDLPEGVSPGLEERASYDPAAYTYAYGAHAAAVAVDPETGAVEVERYWVVNDAGVLVNPAVVEGQIHGGVAQGIGEALTEEIVYTEDGQPITDYFLPTTKEIPDIQVVMLETPSPITPGGMKGVGEAGTIGPPAAIANAVADALPEIADKITDVPLTPSWLWSLLEVSKAQSWARNA from the coding sequence ATGGGAGACGCGTACGTCGGCGCCAGGACGCCGCGCAGGGAAGACGCCAGACTGCTGACCGGCCGCGGCAGGTACGTCGGCAACGTCCGCCTGCCGGGCGCTGCCCACGCGTACGTGGTCCGCAGCCCCATCGCCCACGGCCGGCTGCTCGGCTGTGACACCAAGGCGGCCTGGGCGGCCGAGGGCGTGCTCGACGTGATCGTCCCGGCCGACGCGGCCGGCATGCGCCTGCCCTGTGTCAGCGTGGCGCCAGGCCAGCAGATCACGGAGTATCCGGTGCTGGACGAGGCGATCAGGTACGCCGGCCAGCCCCTCGCCGTCGTCGTCGCCCGCACGCCCGAGGCCGCCAGGGACGCCGCCGACCTGGTAGAGCTGGAGCTCGACGAGCTGCCTGCCGTGGCCGGGATGGAGCGGGCGCTGGAGGGCGACGCCCCGCTGCTCTATCCGGACTGGGGCACCAACGTGCTCACCGACTTCACGCTCGGCGACGCCGACTGCTGGGCGGCCATCGAGGAGGCCGAGCACGTGGTGGAGATGACGTTCCGGATGGGCCGGGTCTCGCCGTACCCGATGGAGCCGCGCGGCGTGGTGGCCTCCTACGCCGACGACGAGCTGACCGTCCACACCTCCACCCAGGCGCCGCACCACGCCCGCGAGCAACTGGCGGACGCGCTCGGGCTGGCCCACGACCGGGTACGCGTGATCGGCGGCGACATCGGAGGCGGGTTCGGCGGCAAGGAGCACGTCTACCCCGACGAGGCGCTCATCTGCCTGGCCGCCATGCGCCTCGGCCGCCCCGTGTCCTGGATGGAGTCGCCCGGCGACCGCCTGCTGGCGACGCTGCCCGCGCGGGCCGCCGTGCACCGGGGGCGGCTGGCGCTCGACGGCGACGGGCGGTTCGTGGCGCTGCAGGTGGACGTGCTCGGCGACATCGGCGCCCACCCGTCGAACGTCGGCGTCTCGACCGCGGCGGTGACGGCCACGTTGTTGCCGGGACCGTACCGGTTCGACCGGGTCGCGGTACGCGTGCGCGGCGTCGTCACCACCACCACGCCGACCGGCTCCTACCGGGGCTTCGGCCAGCCCGAGGGCACGCTGACCAGGGAGCGGCTGATCGACGAGGCGGCACGCAGGCTGGGCATCGACCGGGTCGAGCTGCGGCTGCGTAACATGCTCGGGCCTGAGGACCTGCCGTACACGACGCGCGTCCACACGCCCTACGACTCGGGCGACTACCCCCGTGCCCTGCGTACGCTGCACCACCTCGCCATGCCGGTGGAGAAGGACGACGGGCGCAGGCGCGGGATCGGTTACTCCTGCCACGTGGAGAGCACCGGCATGGGTCCCTCGATGGACCTCAAGGCCACCGGTTTCCTGGCCGGCGGATACGAGACGGCGGTCCTGCGCATGGAGCAGGACGGATCCGTGGTCGTCTCGGCCGGGGTGGTGCCGATCGGTCAGGGCATCGAGACGGCGCTGGCCCAGCTCACCGCCGACCGCGTGGGGGTGCCCATCGAACGGGTGCGGGTGGTGATGGGGGACACGGACACGACGCCGTACTCGGGGATCGGGTCGATCGCCAGCCGGGCGCTGGCGGTCGGCGGCGGGGCCGTCATCCAGGCCGCCGCTCTGCTGCGGGACAAGCTCGTGGCCATCGCCGCCCACCGGCTGGAGGCCGCGCCCGCCGACCTGGAGATCGCCGACGGCGCCGTGCGCGTGAAGGGCGACCCGCAGGCGTCCGTGACGCTACGCGAGCTGGCCACGTCCGCGTGGCGCGGCTGGGACCTGCCGGAAGGGGTCTCGCCCGGGCTGGAGGAGCGGGCCAGCTACGACCCGGCCGCCTACACCTACGCGTACGGAGCGCACGCGGCCGCCGTGGCCGTCGACCCGGAGACCGGGGCGGTCGAGGTGGAGCGCTATTGGGTGGTCAACGACGCCGGCGTGCTGGTGAACCCGGCGGTGGTGGAGGGCCAGATCCATGGCGGCGTGGCCCAGGGCATCGGCGAGGCGCTGACCGAGGAGATCGTCTACACGGAGGACGGCCAGCCGATCACCGACTACTTCCTGCCCACCACGAAGGAGATCCCGGACATCCAGGTCGTGATGCTGGAGACACCCTCGCCGATCACACCGGGCGGCATGAAAGGCGTCGGCGAGGCCGGCACGATCGGCCCGCCCGCCGCCATCGCCAATGCGGTCGCCGACGCCCTCCCCGAGATTGCCGACAAGATCACCGACGTGCCGCTGACCCCGTCCTGGCTGTGGTCCCTGCTGGAGGTATCGAAGGCCCAAAGCTGGGCACGGAACGCCTGA
- a CDS encoding nuclear transport factor 2 family protein — MPIDLAERFHAFLTEMPQELGLGNEDAAAIIDRYYVPEIEYWNDGICLDRQRLIDHVKPARKNGKSLRIDVHESLVGEDVAAARYTLQAGLRQGKTITMEIYLFARYAPDGRVRRVDSITRTV; from the coding sequence ATGCCCATCGACCTGGCGGAGCGTTTCCACGCCTTCCTCACCGAGATGCCTCAGGAACTGGGGTTAGGGAACGAGGATGCCGCCGCCATCATCGACCGCTACTACGTGCCCGAGATCGAGTACTGGAACGACGGCATCTGCCTCGACCGCCAGCGCCTGATCGACCACGTGAAGCCGGCGCGCAAGAACGGGAAGAGCCTGCGGATAGACGTGCACGAAAGCCTCGTGGGCGAGGACGTGGCCGCGGCGCGCTACACGTTGCAGGCGGGTCTGCGCCAAGGCAAGACGATCACGATGGAGATCTATCTGTTCGCCCGGTACGCCCCCGACGGGCGCGTCCGCCGGGTCGACTCGATCACCCGCACAGTGTGA
- a CDS encoding multicopper oxidase family protein, with product MNPSRRDALRLLGLGAVAVAAVPGCSLLAGTPQPQLLASAAPLPKPYAVPLPVPEVAKPVRSAGGADFYELAEQAADVEALPGLRTQIWGYGGQFPGPTIVARSGRKTVVKLVNQLGVPTVLHLHGGHTPPESDGFPTDLVAPGAAREYVFPLEQRAATLWYHDHRMDYTGPQVWRGLAGMFLVRDAEEEALPLPAGERDLPLLICDRSFAADGNLLYPALGDRPGVQEGYMGGVLGDVILVNGAPWPELRVARARYRLRLCNGSNARAYELATGGPMIQIGSDGGLLSAPRTVRQFRLAPGERADVIVDFSAYKLGQHVELRNLAGEGPQARVMRFAVDRDESDDSAVPQRLSTVEALDPGKATVTRDFEFSSGSMHGGTGWLINGRPFDPKRMEARPKLGDVEIWRLTSDVAHPVHLHLDHFQVLSVNGERPAGPPEWKDTVELRDAQTVEIVTRFTGYRGRYVLHCHNLEHEDMAMMASFEVV from the coding sequence ATGAACCCGTCCAGACGGGACGCGCTGCGCCTGCTCGGCCTGGGCGCGGTGGCGGTGGCCGCGGTGCCCGGCTGCTCGCTGCTCGCCGGCACCCCGCAGCCGCAGCTCCTGGCCAGTGCGGCGCCGCTGCCCAAGCCGTACGCGGTGCCGCTGCCGGTCCCCGAGGTGGCCAAGCCGGTCCGGAGCGCCGGCGGGGCCGACTTCTACGAGCTGGCCGAGCAGGCGGCCGACGTGGAGGCGTTGCCCGGGCTGCGTACCCAGATCTGGGGATATGGCGGGCAGTTCCCCGGGCCGACCATCGTGGCCCGCAGCGGTCGCAAGACCGTCGTGAAGCTGGTCAACCAGCTCGGCGTGCCGACCGTCCTCCACCTGCACGGCGGGCACACGCCACCCGAGTCCGACGGCTTCCCGACGGACCTGGTGGCGCCGGGGGCCGCGCGCGAGTACGTGTTCCCGCTGGAGCAGCGGGCCGCCACGCTCTGGTACCACGACCACCGCATGGACTACACCGGGCCGCAGGTCTGGCGCGGGCTGGCCGGCATGTTCCTGGTACGCGACGCCGAGGAGGAGGCGCTGCCGCTGCCCGCCGGGGAACGTGACCTGCCGCTGCTGATCTGCGACCGGTCGTTCGCCGCCGACGGCAACCTGCTCTACCCGGCGCTGGGCGACCGGCCCGGGGTGCAGGAAGGGTACATGGGCGGCGTGCTCGGCGACGTGATCCTGGTGAACGGGGCGCCGTGGCCGGAGCTGCGGGTGGCCAGAGCCCGCTACCGGCTGCGGTTGTGCAACGGCTCCAACGCGCGCGCGTACGAGCTGGCCACCGGCGGCCCGATGATCCAGATCGGCAGCGACGGCGGGCTCCTGAGCGCCCCGCGCACGGTGCGGCAGTTCCGCCTCGCCCCGGGAGAGCGCGCGGACGTGATCGTGGATTTCTCCGCTTACAAGCTCGGCCAGCACGTCGAGCTGCGGAATCTGGCAGGGGAGGGTCCGCAGGCGAGGGTGATGCGGTTCGCGGTGGACCGGGACGAGTCCGACGACTCGGCCGTGCCGCAGCGGCTGTCCACCGTCGAGGCGCTCGACCCGGGCAAGGCCACGGTGACGCGGGACTTCGAGTTCAGCAGCGGCAGCATGCACGGCGGCACCGGCTGGCTGATCAACGGGCGGCCGTTCGACCCGAAGCGCATGGAGGCCAGGCCCAAGCTCGGCGACGTCGAGATCTGGCGGCTGACCAGCGATGTGGCGCATCCGGTGCACCTGCATCTCGACCACTTCCAGGTGTTGTCGGTCAACGGCGAGCGACCGGCCGGGCCGCCGGAGTGGAAGGACACCGTCGAGCTGCGCGACGCGCAGACCGTCGAGATCGTCACCAGGTTCACCGGCTACCGGGGGCGCTACGTACTGCACTGCCACAACCTCGAGCACGAGGACATGGCGATGATGGCGAGTTTCGAAGTCGTATGA